From a region of the Falco peregrinus isolate bFalPer1 chromosome 5, bFalPer1.pri, whole genome shotgun sequence genome:
- the ZNF438 gene encoding zinc finger protein 438 isoform X1 — protein MQNPLTFSAGGVFLHANPAEKHCVQQSMLGQQKQETCAGKAVSTDKHKSPLDTIQSFQKKSQFRTIAPKMVPKILTSGVVSCLQPSLSEQSTPVSAAVSKPLVVPTQNYAVMQVAGHEGIFSLLAVPYVAPTLTQQVQQSNVAPSENLKLPIPRYQSVRNKLLSDKKLTQTSGLGAHNKIPTKALISSQTSPMTTLTEDCPETHSSPDSTEQEMLADRDSAEIAVATLVKKSNCVQSGSPLVNKTEIANGNVSGPSVVKDSLSKPASTINPMKLSLRSVKTASETTRESFIMSEKLKEKPTNSANSVAVLSPAVFGSTVQMTPSAPKGKLPILPYSRMKNSAFCKSKQNTSVTDVSGPSLRSECEKVPALVKICDVPTKAADKRLAVSFTQVPRQTIRENTFSASNKVDVDSLKKFSGAASKRKGRKRRATDDLLAFQTKRRKCIINKFREGRERAKTELQPPEGEKAEAVKKYRSIRPKPVVVVQAFAPLTSAAIVETLSPDHLDQDVFLNSSLPNKYLNYKHSDATSAKSSDLSRNACSAVPKQLHKCHVCNHIFQFKHHLQDHMNTHTNKRPYSCRICRKAYIHSGSLSTHMKLHHNEGKPKKLVCCEFCAKVFGHARVYFGHLREVHRVVISTEPSTSEQQLQDALKKRDTNIEEAEEATERGNKCNFEDLFHNPGEVKLQIKCGRCQFIAQSFGEMKFHLLCSHGEEIQGRVKEGVLQGNRGAKGELVKHTTHFWKQRNERRHLAKCSAHEEEFYTFPKLKRQIHFHHQNNVDTLYKSELTQSGNGEADKEVQNVGFDTPSKKIEVWSKAGYNCILCKQFFGRKEDLFNHWQSRHNCEDPSTLWTIFSLLTKQGIIKLSNNGDY, from the exons ATGCAGAATCCTTTAACTTTTTCTGCAG gtggtgtttttttgcATGCTAATCCTGCAGAGAAACATTGTGTCCAACAAAGTATGCTGGGTCAGCAAAAACAAGAAACTTGTGCTGGAAAGGCAGTATCCACAG ATAAACACAAATCCCCTTTGGATACAATAcaaagttttcagaagaaaagtcaGTTTAGGACCATTGCTCCAAAAATGGTACCAAAAATTTTAACATCGGGAGTGGTTTCTTGTCTTCAGCCATCTTTGTCTGAGCAAAGTACACCGGTTTCAGCTGCAGTGTCTAAACCATTGGTGGTACCAACTCAAAACTACGCTGTCATGCAGGTGGCTGGTCATGAAGGGattttttctctgttggctGTGCCATATGTTGCCCCTACCCTAACGCAGCAAGTCCAGCAGTCAAATGTGGCCCCTTCTGAAAACCTAAAGCTGCCTATCCCTCGGTACCAATCTGTAAGAAATAAATTGTTGAGTGACAAAAAACTGACACAAACCTCTGGTTTGGGTGCACATAACAAGATTCCTACCAAAGCATTGATCTCATCACAGACTTCCCCCATGACTACTTTAACTGAAGACTGTCCTGAAACTCATTCTAGTCCAGATTCAACTGAGCAAGAGATGCTAGCGGACCGTGACTCAGCTGAAATTGCAGTTGCCACATtagtaaagaaaagcaattgtGTGCAATCTGGATCTCCTTTAgtgaacaaaactgaaattgctAACGGTAATGTTTCTGGGCCATCTGTAGTTAAAGACTCTTTATCCAAGCCAGCAAGTACAATTAATCCCATGAAACTAAGTCTACGCTCTGTGAAGACAGCATCTGAAACCACAAGAGAGTCATTCATAATGTCTGagaaactaaaggaaaaacccacaaattctGCAAATTCTGTTGCTGTCCTGTCACCAGCAGTTTTTGGCAGTACAGTACAGATGACTCCATCAGCACCAAAAGGAAAACTTCCCATTTTGCCTTACTCAAGGATGAAAAATTCAGCGTTCTGTAAATCTAAGCAGAATACCAGTGTTACAGATGTGTCTGGTCCTTCACTAAGATCAGAATGTGAAAAGGTACCAGCTTTGGTGAAAATCTGTGATGTTCCTACTAAAGCAGCTGATAAGCGATTAGCTGTGTCATTTACACAAGTCCCCAGACAAACTATTCGAGAAAATACCTTCTCTGCATCCAACAAAGTGGATGTTGACAGTCTTAAAAAATTCAGTGGTGCAGCCtctaaaagaaaaggcaggaaaagaagagcCACAGATGATTTATTGGCTTTTCAGACCAAGCGAAGGAAATGCATCATTAATAAGTttagagaaggaagagagagggcGAAAACTGAACTTCAGCCGCCTGAAGgtgaaaaagcagaggcagtgAAAAAATACCGTAGTATTAGACCAAAACCAGTGGTAGTTGTGCAGGCTTTTGCACCGCTGACTTCTGCAGCAATAGTAGAGACACTGTCTCCTGACCATTTAGACCAAGATGTTTTCTTAAATAGTTCACTTcccaataaatatttaaattacaagCATAGTGATGCTACATCAGCTAAATCAAGTGATTTAAGTAGAAATGCATGTTCAGCTGTACCTAAGCAGTTGCATAAATGTCATGTTTGTAACCATATCTTCCAGTTTAAACACCACCTTCAGGACCATATGaacacacatacaaacaaaCGGCCTTACAGCTGTCGAATTTGCCGGAAAGCATATATTCATTCTGGAAGCCTGAGCACACATATGAAACTTCATCACAATGAAGGCAAACCCAAAAAGCTTGTGTGCTGTGAATTCTGTGCTAAAGTTTTTGGCCATGCCAGAGTGTATTTTGGCCACCTCAGAGAAGTCCACAGGGTTGTTATCAGCACAGAGCCCTCTACTAGCGAGCAACAGCTGCAAGATGCTTTAAAGAAGAGAGACACAAATATTGAAGAGGCAGAAGAAGCAACAGAGAG GGGAAACAAGTGCAATTTTGAGGACCTATTCCATAACCCAGGAGAAGTGAAATTACAGATCAAATGTGGTCGATGCCAGTTTATTGCACAGTCTTTTGGTGAAATGAAGTTTCACTTATTGTGCTCTCATGGAGAAGAGATCCAGGGAAGAGTAAAGGAAGGAGTTTTGCAAGGAAATAGAGGAGCTAAGGGGGAACTAGTCAAACATACAACCCACTTCTGGAAACAGCGCAATGAGAGAAGACATTTAGCAAAATGCAGTGCCCATGAGGAGGAGTTTTATacttttccaaaactgaaaagacagaTACACTTTCACCATCAAAATAATGTTGATACATTATATAAAAGCGAACTGACTCAGTCAGGAAATGGTGAAGCAGACAAGGAGGTGCAAAATGTAGGTTTTGATACACCGAgcaaaaaaatagaagtttgGTCTAAAGCGGGCTATAACTGCATTTTATGCAAACAgttttttggaaggaaagaggaTCTTTTTAATCATTGGCAGAGTCGTCATAACTGTGAAGACCCTTCCACTTTATGGACAATTTTTAGTTTGttaacaaaacaaggaattattAAACTTTCTAATAATGGTGACTATTGA
- the ZNF438 gene encoding zinc finger protein 438 isoform X3, giving the protein MQNPLTFSADKHKSPLDTIQSFQKKSQFRTIAPKMVPKILTSGVVSCLQPSLSEQSTPVSAAVSKPLVVPTQNYAVMQVAGHEGIFSLLAVPYVAPTLTQQVQQSNVAPSENLKLPIPRYQSVRNKLLSDKKLTQTSGLGAHNKIPTKALISSQTSPMTTLTEDCPETHSSPDSTEQEMLADRDSAEIAVATLVKKSNCVQSGSPLVNKTEIANGNVSGPSVVKDSLSKPASTINPMKLSLRSVKTASETTRESFIMSEKLKEKPTNSANSVAVLSPAVFGSTVQMTPSAPKGKLPILPYSRMKNSAFCKSKQNTSVTDVSGPSLRSECEKVPALVKICDVPTKAADKRLAVSFTQVPRQTIRENTFSASNKVDVDSLKKFSGAASKRKGRKRRATDDLLAFQTKRRKCIINKFREGRERAKTELQPPEGEKAEAVKKYRSIRPKPVVVVQAFAPLTSAAIVETLSPDHLDQDVFLNSSLPNKYLNYKHSDATSAKSSDLSRNACSAVPKQLHKCHVCNHIFQFKHHLQDHMNTHTNKRPYSCRICRKAYIHSGSLSTHMKLHHNEGKPKKLVCCEFCAKVFGHARVYFGHLREVHRVVISTEPSTSEQQLQDALKKRDTNIEEAEEATERGNKCNFEDLFHNPGEVKLQIKCGRCQFIAQSFGEMKFHLLCSHGEEIQGRVKEGVLQGNRGAKGELVKHTTHFWKQRNERRHLAKCSAHEEEFYTFPKLKRQIHFHHQNNVDTLYKSELTQSGNGEADKEVQNVGFDTPSKKIEVWSKAGYNCILCKQFFGRKEDLFNHWQSRHNCEDPSTLWTIFSLLTKQGIIKLSNNGDY; this is encoded by the exons ATGCAGAATCCTTTAACTTTTTCTGCAG ATAAACACAAATCCCCTTTGGATACAATAcaaagttttcagaagaaaagtcaGTTTAGGACCATTGCTCCAAAAATGGTACCAAAAATTTTAACATCGGGAGTGGTTTCTTGTCTTCAGCCATCTTTGTCTGAGCAAAGTACACCGGTTTCAGCTGCAGTGTCTAAACCATTGGTGGTACCAACTCAAAACTACGCTGTCATGCAGGTGGCTGGTCATGAAGGGattttttctctgttggctGTGCCATATGTTGCCCCTACCCTAACGCAGCAAGTCCAGCAGTCAAATGTGGCCCCTTCTGAAAACCTAAAGCTGCCTATCCCTCGGTACCAATCTGTAAGAAATAAATTGTTGAGTGACAAAAAACTGACACAAACCTCTGGTTTGGGTGCACATAACAAGATTCCTACCAAAGCATTGATCTCATCACAGACTTCCCCCATGACTACTTTAACTGAAGACTGTCCTGAAACTCATTCTAGTCCAGATTCAACTGAGCAAGAGATGCTAGCGGACCGTGACTCAGCTGAAATTGCAGTTGCCACATtagtaaagaaaagcaattgtGTGCAATCTGGATCTCCTTTAgtgaacaaaactgaaattgctAACGGTAATGTTTCTGGGCCATCTGTAGTTAAAGACTCTTTATCCAAGCCAGCAAGTACAATTAATCCCATGAAACTAAGTCTACGCTCTGTGAAGACAGCATCTGAAACCACAAGAGAGTCATTCATAATGTCTGagaaactaaaggaaaaacccacaaattctGCAAATTCTGTTGCTGTCCTGTCACCAGCAGTTTTTGGCAGTACAGTACAGATGACTCCATCAGCACCAAAAGGAAAACTTCCCATTTTGCCTTACTCAAGGATGAAAAATTCAGCGTTCTGTAAATCTAAGCAGAATACCAGTGTTACAGATGTGTCTGGTCCTTCACTAAGATCAGAATGTGAAAAGGTACCAGCTTTGGTGAAAATCTGTGATGTTCCTACTAAAGCAGCTGATAAGCGATTAGCTGTGTCATTTACACAAGTCCCCAGACAAACTATTCGAGAAAATACCTTCTCTGCATCCAACAAAGTGGATGTTGACAGTCTTAAAAAATTCAGTGGTGCAGCCtctaaaagaaaaggcaggaaaagaagagcCACAGATGATTTATTGGCTTTTCAGACCAAGCGAAGGAAATGCATCATTAATAAGTttagagaaggaagagagagggcGAAAACTGAACTTCAGCCGCCTGAAGgtgaaaaagcagaggcagtgAAAAAATACCGTAGTATTAGACCAAAACCAGTGGTAGTTGTGCAGGCTTTTGCACCGCTGACTTCTGCAGCAATAGTAGAGACACTGTCTCCTGACCATTTAGACCAAGATGTTTTCTTAAATAGTTCACTTcccaataaatatttaaattacaagCATAGTGATGCTACATCAGCTAAATCAAGTGATTTAAGTAGAAATGCATGTTCAGCTGTACCTAAGCAGTTGCATAAATGTCATGTTTGTAACCATATCTTCCAGTTTAAACACCACCTTCAGGACCATATGaacacacatacaaacaaaCGGCCTTACAGCTGTCGAATTTGCCGGAAAGCATATATTCATTCTGGAAGCCTGAGCACACATATGAAACTTCATCACAATGAAGGCAAACCCAAAAAGCTTGTGTGCTGTGAATTCTGTGCTAAAGTTTTTGGCCATGCCAGAGTGTATTTTGGCCACCTCAGAGAAGTCCACAGGGTTGTTATCAGCACAGAGCCCTCTACTAGCGAGCAACAGCTGCAAGATGCTTTAAAGAAGAGAGACACAAATATTGAAGAGGCAGAAGAAGCAACAGAGAG GGGAAACAAGTGCAATTTTGAGGACCTATTCCATAACCCAGGAGAAGTGAAATTACAGATCAAATGTGGTCGATGCCAGTTTATTGCACAGTCTTTTGGTGAAATGAAGTTTCACTTATTGTGCTCTCATGGAGAAGAGATCCAGGGAAGAGTAAAGGAAGGAGTTTTGCAAGGAAATAGAGGAGCTAAGGGGGAACTAGTCAAACATACAACCCACTTCTGGAAACAGCGCAATGAGAGAAGACATTTAGCAAAATGCAGTGCCCATGAGGAGGAGTTTTATacttttccaaaactgaaaagacagaTACACTTTCACCATCAAAATAATGTTGATACATTATATAAAAGCGAACTGACTCAGTCAGGAAATGGTGAAGCAGACAAGGAGGTGCAAAATGTAGGTTTTGATACACCGAgcaaaaaaatagaagtttgGTCTAAAGCGGGCTATAACTGCATTTTATGCAAACAgttttttggaaggaaagaggaTCTTTTTAATCATTGGCAGAGTCGTCATAACTGTGAAGACCCTTCCACTTTATGGACAATTTTTAGTTTGttaacaaaacaaggaattattAAACTTTCTAATAATGGTGACTATTGA
- the ZNF438 gene encoding zinc finger protein 438 isoform X4 yields the protein MQNPLTFSAGGVFLHANPAEKHCVQQSMLGQQKQETCAGKAVSTDKHKSPLDTIQSFQKKSQFRTIAPKMVPKILTSGVVSCLQPSLSEQSTPVSAAVSKPLVVPTQNYAVMQVAGHEGIFSLLAVPYVAPTLTQQVQQSNVAPSENLKLPIPRYQSVRNKLLSDKKLTQTSGLGAHNKIPTKALISSQTSPMTTLTEDCPETHSSPDSTEQEMLADRDSAEIAVATLVKKSNCVQSGSPLVNKTEIANGNVSGPSVVKDSLSKPASTINPMKLSLRSVKTASETTRESFIMSEKLKEKPTNSANSVAVLSPAVFGSTVQMTPSAPKGKLPILPYSRMKNSAFCKSKQNTSVTDVSGPSLRSECEKFKHHLQDHMNTHTNKRPYSCRICRKAYIHSGSLSTHMKLHHNEGKPKKLVCCEFCAKVFGHARVYFGHLREVHRVVISTEPSTSEQQLQDALKKRDTNIEEAEEATERGNKCNFEDLFHNPGEVKLQIKCGRCQFIAQSFGEMKFHLLCSHGEEIQGRVKEGVLQGNRGAKGELVKHTTHFWKQRNERRHLAKCSAHEEEFYTFPKLKRQIHFHHQNNVDTLYKSELTQSGNGEADKEVQNVGFDTPSKKIEVWSKAGYNCILCKQFFGRKEDLFNHWQSRHNCEDPSTLWTIFSLLTKQGIIKLSNNGDY from the exons ATGCAGAATCCTTTAACTTTTTCTGCAG gtggtgtttttttgcATGCTAATCCTGCAGAGAAACATTGTGTCCAACAAAGTATGCTGGGTCAGCAAAAACAAGAAACTTGTGCTGGAAAGGCAGTATCCACAG ATAAACACAAATCCCCTTTGGATACAATAcaaagttttcagaagaaaagtcaGTTTAGGACCATTGCTCCAAAAATGGTACCAAAAATTTTAACATCGGGAGTGGTTTCTTGTCTTCAGCCATCTTTGTCTGAGCAAAGTACACCGGTTTCAGCTGCAGTGTCTAAACCATTGGTGGTACCAACTCAAAACTACGCTGTCATGCAGGTGGCTGGTCATGAAGGGattttttctctgttggctGTGCCATATGTTGCCCCTACCCTAACGCAGCAAGTCCAGCAGTCAAATGTGGCCCCTTCTGAAAACCTAAAGCTGCCTATCCCTCGGTACCAATCTGTAAGAAATAAATTGTTGAGTGACAAAAAACTGACACAAACCTCTGGTTTGGGTGCACATAACAAGATTCCTACCAAAGCATTGATCTCATCACAGACTTCCCCCATGACTACTTTAACTGAAGACTGTCCTGAAACTCATTCTAGTCCAGATTCAACTGAGCAAGAGATGCTAGCGGACCGTGACTCAGCTGAAATTGCAGTTGCCACATtagtaaagaaaagcaattgtGTGCAATCTGGATCTCCTTTAgtgaacaaaactgaaattgctAACGGTAATGTTTCTGGGCCATCTGTAGTTAAAGACTCTTTATCCAAGCCAGCAAGTACAATTAATCCCATGAAACTAAGTCTACGCTCTGTGAAGACAGCATCTGAAACCACAAGAGAGTCATTCATAATGTCTGagaaactaaaggaaaaacccacaaattctGCAAATTCTGTTGCTGTCCTGTCACCAGCAGTTTTTGGCAGTACAGTACAGATGACTCCATCAGCACCAAAAGGAAAACTTCCCATTTTGCCTTACTCAAGGATGAAAAATTCAGCGTTCTGTAAATCTAAGCAGAATACCAGTGTTACAGATGTGTCTGGTCCTTCACTAAGATCAGAATGTGAAAAG TTTAAACACCACCTTCAGGACCATATGaacacacatacaaacaaaCGGCCTTACAGCTGTCGAATTTGCCGGAAAGCATATATTCATTCTGGAAGCCTGAGCACACATATGAAACTTCATCACAATGAAGGCAAACCCAAAAAGCTTGTGTGCTGTGAATTCTGTGCTAAAGTTTTTGGCCATGCCAGAGTGTATTTTGGCCACCTCAGAGAAGTCCACAGGGTTGTTATCAGCACAGAGCCCTCTACTAGCGAGCAACAGCTGCAAGATGCTTTAAAGAAGAGAGACACAAATATTGAAGAGGCAGAAGAAGCAACAGAGAG GGGAAACAAGTGCAATTTTGAGGACCTATTCCATAACCCAGGAGAAGTGAAATTACAGATCAAATGTGGTCGATGCCAGTTTATTGCACAGTCTTTTGGTGAAATGAAGTTTCACTTATTGTGCTCTCATGGAGAAGAGATCCAGGGAAGAGTAAAGGAAGGAGTTTTGCAAGGAAATAGAGGAGCTAAGGGGGAACTAGTCAAACATACAACCCACTTCTGGAAACAGCGCAATGAGAGAAGACATTTAGCAAAATGCAGTGCCCATGAGGAGGAGTTTTATacttttccaaaactgaaaagacagaTACACTTTCACCATCAAAATAATGTTGATACATTATATAAAAGCGAACTGACTCAGTCAGGAAATGGTGAAGCAGACAAGGAGGTGCAAAATGTAGGTTTTGATACACCGAgcaaaaaaatagaagtttgGTCTAAAGCGGGCTATAACTGCATTTTATGCAAACAgttttttggaaggaaagaggaTCTTTTTAATCATTGGCAGAGTCGTCATAACTGTGAAGACCCTTCCACTTTATGGACAATTTTTAGTTTGttaacaaaacaaggaattattAAACTTTCTAATAATGGTGACTATTGA
- the ZNF438 gene encoding zinc finger protein 438 isoform X2, whose product MLGQQKQETCAGKAVSTDKHKSPLDTIQSFQKKSQFRTIAPKMVPKILTSGVVSCLQPSLSEQSTPVSAAVSKPLVVPTQNYAVMQVAGHEGIFSLLAVPYVAPTLTQQVQQSNVAPSENLKLPIPRYQSVRNKLLSDKKLTQTSGLGAHNKIPTKALISSQTSPMTTLTEDCPETHSSPDSTEQEMLADRDSAEIAVATLVKKSNCVQSGSPLVNKTEIANGNVSGPSVVKDSLSKPASTINPMKLSLRSVKTASETTRESFIMSEKLKEKPTNSANSVAVLSPAVFGSTVQMTPSAPKGKLPILPYSRMKNSAFCKSKQNTSVTDVSGPSLRSECEKVPALVKICDVPTKAADKRLAVSFTQVPRQTIRENTFSASNKVDVDSLKKFSGAASKRKGRKRRATDDLLAFQTKRRKCIINKFREGRERAKTELQPPEGEKAEAVKKYRSIRPKPVVVVQAFAPLTSAAIVETLSPDHLDQDVFLNSSLPNKYLNYKHSDATSAKSSDLSRNACSAVPKQLHKCHVCNHIFQFKHHLQDHMNTHTNKRPYSCRICRKAYIHSGSLSTHMKLHHNEGKPKKLVCCEFCAKVFGHARVYFGHLREVHRVVISTEPSTSEQQLQDALKKRDTNIEEAEEATERGNKCNFEDLFHNPGEVKLQIKCGRCQFIAQSFGEMKFHLLCSHGEEIQGRVKEGVLQGNRGAKGELVKHTTHFWKQRNERRHLAKCSAHEEEFYTFPKLKRQIHFHHQNNVDTLYKSELTQSGNGEADKEVQNVGFDTPSKKIEVWSKAGYNCILCKQFFGRKEDLFNHWQSRHNCEDPSTLWTIFSLLTKQGIIKLSNNGDY is encoded by the exons ATGCTGGGTCAGCAAAAACAAGAAACTTGTGCTGGAAAGGCAGTATCCACAG ATAAACACAAATCCCCTTTGGATACAATAcaaagttttcagaagaaaagtcaGTTTAGGACCATTGCTCCAAAAATGGTACCAAAAATTTTAACATCGGGAGTGGTTTCTTGTCTTCAGCCATCTTTGTCTGAGCAAAGTACACCGGTTTCAGCTGCAGTGTCTAAACCATTGGTGGTACCAACTCAAAACTACGCTGTCATGCAGGTGGCTGGTCATGAAGGGattttttctctgttggctGTGCCATATGTTGCCCCTACCCTAACGCAGCAAGTCCAGCAGTCAAATGTGGCCCCTTCTGAAAACCTAAAGCTGCCTATCCCTCGGTACCAATCTGTAAGAAATAAATTGTTGAGTGACAAAAAACTGACACAAACCTCTGGTTTGGGTGCACATAACAAGATTCCTACCAAAGCATTGATCTCATCACAGACTTCCCCCATGACTACTTTAACTGAAGACTGTCCTGAAACTCATTCTAGTCCAGATTCAACTGAGCAAGAGATGCTAGCGGACCGTGACTCAGCTGAAATTGCAGTTGCCACATtagtaaagaaaagcaattgtGTGCAATCTGGATCTCCTTTAgtgaacaaaactgaaattgctAACGGTAATGTTTCTGGGCCATCTGTAGTTAAAGACTCTTTATCCAAGCCAGCAAGTACAATTAATCCCATGAAACTAAGTCTACGCTCTGTGAAGACAGCATCTGAAACCACAAGAGAGTCATTCATAATGTCTGagaaactaaaggaaaaacccacaaattctGCAAATTCTGTTGCTGTCCTGTCACCAGCAGTTTTTGGCAGTACAGTACAGATGACTCCATCAGCACCAAAAGGAAAACTTCCCATTTTGCCTTACTCAAGGATGAAAAATTCAGCGTTCTGTAAATCTAAGCAGAATACCAGTGTTACAGATGTGTCTGGTCCTTCACTAAGATCAGAATGTGAAAAGGTACCAGCTTTGGTGAAAATCTGTGATGTTCCTACTAAAGCAGCTGATAAGCGATTAGCTGTGTCATTTACACAAGTCCCCAGACAAACTATTCGAGAAAATACCTTCTCTGCATCCAACAAAGTGGATGTTGACAGTCTTAAAAAATTCAGTGGTGCAGCCtctaaaagaaaaggcaggaaaagaagagcCACAGATGATTTATTGGCTTTTCAGACCAAGCGAAGGAAATGCATCATTAATAAGTttagagaaggaagagagagggcGAAAACTGAACTTCAGCCGCCTGAAGgtgaaaaagcagaggcagtgAAAAAATACCGTAGTATTAGACCAAAACCAGTGGTAGTTGTGCAGGCTTTTGCACCGCTGACTTCTGCAGCAATAGTAGAGACACTGTCTCCTGACCATTTAGACCAAGATGTTTTCTTAAATAGTTCACTTcccaataaatatttaaattacaagCATAGTGATGCTACATCAGCTAAATCAAGTGATTTAAGTAGAAATGCATGTTCAGCTGTACCTAAGCAGTTGCATAAATGTCATGTTTGTAACCATATCTTCCAGTTTAAACACCACCTTCAGGACCATATGaacacacatacaaacaaaCGGCCTTACAGCTGTCGAATTTGCCGGAAAGCATATATTCATTCTGGAAGCCTGAGCACACATATGAAACTTCATCACAATGAAGGCAAACCCAAAAAGCTTGTGTGCTGTGAATTCTGTGCTAAAGTTTTTGGCCATGCCAGAGTGTATTTTGGCCACCTCAGAGAAGTCCACAGGGTTGTTATCAGCACAGAGCCCTCTACTAGCGAGCAACAGCTGCAAGATGCTTTAAAGAAGAGAGACACAAATATTGAAGAGGCAGAAGAAGCAACAGAGAG GGGAAACAAGTGCAATTTTGAGGACCTATTCCATAACCCAGGAGAAGTGAAATTACAGATCAAATGTGGTCGATGCCAGTTTATTGCACAGTCTTTTGGTGAAATGAAGTTTCACTTATTGTGCTCTCATGGAGAAGAGATCCAGGGAAGAGTAAAGGAAGGAGTTTTGCAAGGAAATAGAGGAGCTAAGGGGGAACTAGTCAAACATACAACCCACTTCTGGAAACAGCGCAATGAGAGAAGACATTTAGCAAAATGCAGTGCCCATGAGGAGGAGTTTTATacttttccaaaactgaaaagacagaTACACTTTCACCATCAAAATAATGTTGATACATTATATAAAAGCGAACTGACTCAGTCAGGAAATGGTGAAGCAGACAAGGAGGTGCAAAATGTAGGTTTTGATACACCGAgcaaaaaaatagaagtttgGTCTAAAGCGGGCTATAACTGCATTTTATGCAAACAgttttttggaaggaaagaggaTCTTTTTAATCATTGGCAGAGTCGTCATAACTGTGAAGACCCTTCCACTTTATGGACAATTTTTAGTTTGttaacaaaacaaggaattattAAACTTTCTAATAATGGTGACTATTGA